One genomic region from Aquificaceae bacterium encodes:
- a CDS encoding NYN domain-containing protein — protein MVYPGLKRRACIFIDGANFYFIQKEILHQRIDLIKLVNYFRVEFDIYNTFFYLAYREGDEKQESFIKMLAFSGITVVKKPIKQLKDGTYKGDLDVNLAIDALLTKDNYQTAILCTGDGDFEKLVWTLRNFGKEIICLSAKEATAIELVNACDRYIDLRDLLPIVKLEEKE, from the coding sequence ATGGTATATCCAGGATTGAAAAGAAGGGCTTGTATATTTATAGATGGAGCAAACTTTTACTTTATTCAGAAGGAAATTCTACACCAACGTATTGACCTTATTAAGCTTGTAAATTACTTTAGGGTGGAGTTTGATATATACAACACCTTTTTCTACCTTGCATACAGGGAAGGAGACGAGAAGCAAGAGAGCTTCATTAAAATGCTTGCCTTTAGCGGTATAACGGTGGTTAAAAAACCCATAAAACAGCTTAAGGATGGAACTTACAAAGGAGACTTAGATGTGAACCTTGCTATAGATGCTCTGCTTACCAAGGATAACTATCAGACTGCCATACTATGCACTGGAGATGGAGATTTTGAAAAGTTGGTTTGGACACTCAGAAATTTTGGGAAGGAGATTATCTGTCTTTCTGCGAAGGAAGCCACTGCCATTGAATTGGTAAACGCTTGTGATAGATACATAGACCTTAGAGACCTTTTGCCTATTGTAAAGTTAGAGGAAAAGGAATGA